One Mycoplasmopsis caviae DNA segment encodes these proteins:
- the rpsI gene encoding 30S ribosomal protein S9, with translation MATTTKKVTKKEVVEYRGLGRRKSSTARVILRPGKGKFTINKREALAYLTSNLFIQDAEQPLVLTETKGQFDIIVNVSGGGLSGQAGAIRLGIARALLVASDTYRAKLKPAGMLTRDARVVERKKPGLNKARRARQFSKR, from the coding sequence ATGGCTACTACAACTAAGAAAGTTACCAAAAAAGAAGTTGTTGAATACAGAGGTTTAGGCCGTCGTAAGTCATCAACAGCCCGTGTTATTTTAAGACCAGGAAAAGGTAAATTCACAATTAACAAACGTGAAGCCCTTGCTTACTTAACATCAAATTTATTTATCCAAGATGCAGAACAACCATTAGTATTAACTGAAACAAAAGGCCAATTTGATATTATTGTTAATGTTTCAGGTGGTGGTTTAAGTGGACAAGCTGGTGCAATCCGTTTAGGTATTGCTCGTGCTCTATTAGTAGCTTCAGACACATACAGAGCAAAATTAAAACCTGCTGGTATGCTAACTCGTGATGCTCGTGTTGTTGAACGTAAGAAACCAGGTTTAAACAAAGCACGTCGTGCAAGACAATTCTCAAAACGTTAA
- the rplM gene encoding 50S ribosomal protein L13, producing MRQTTIVNREKADKNWYVVDAEGQVLGRLAAFVASVLRGKTKPTYTPNADMGDYVIVINAEKVVLTAKKEEDKIYYHHSGYPGGLKSITAAKLRAKKPTALVEKAIYGMLPHTKLGNKQRKNLSVVAGPEHNHQAQKPESLEVR from the coding sequence ATGAGACAAACCACTATTGTAAACAGAGAAAAAGCTGACAAAAATTGATATGTTGTTGATGCTGAAGGCCAAGTTTTAGGTCGTTTAGCTGCGTTTGTTGCTTCTGTGTTAAGAGGAAAAACAAAACCAACATATACACCAAATGCTGACATGGGTGATTATGTAATTGTTATTAATGCTGAAAAAGTTGTTTTAACAGCAAAAAAAGAAGAAGATAAAATTTACTACCACCATTCAGGTTACCCTGGCGGACTAAAAAGTATCACAGCTGCAAAATTAAGAGCTAAAAAACCTACCGCTCTTGTTGAAAAAGCAATCTATGGTATGTTACCACACACAAAATTAGGAAATAAACAACGTAAAAACCTAAGTGTTGTTGCTGGTCCTGAACACAATCATCAAGCACAAAAACCAGAAAGTTTAGAGGTAAGATAA
- the galE gene encoding UDP-glucose 4-epimerase GalE: protein MTYLLIGGAGYIGSHVAEQLNIQTNNQVIVYDNLSTGFREFVDKRNKFIKGDILDFKKLTRVFSENKIDIVIYLAGLIKVGESVSNPLSYYETNIMGLVNVLRAMKQNDVNNLVFSSSAAIYGNNSTHEGYFFEDDAKEPCSPYGKTKYFGEEIIKDFAKANEKFRYSFLRYFNVAGASSSKKIGYLTKNDAKPTHLIPAISYFAFSLNNDFKIFGNDYKTADGTCVRDYVYVVDLAKIHILVAQKMIQNNQSYYFNVGSSKGFSNLEIVQSFERNLNRSLNVKYGPRRAGDPDILIASNKKICSEFNIDFKTSIDQIVQSEIEFRKKHLK, encoded by the coding sequence ATGACATATTTATTAATTGGTGGTGCTGGTTACATTGGAAGCCATGTAGCTGAGCAACTTAACATTCAAACTAATAATCAAGTAATTGTCTATGACAATTTATCAACCGGATTTAGAGAATTTGTTGATAAAAGAAACAAATTCATCAAAGGTGATATCTTAGATTTTAAAAAATTAACTAGAGTATTTAGTGAAAATAAAATTGATATTGTTATTTATTTAGCTGGATTAATAAAGGTTGGCGAAAGTGTTAGCAACCCGCTTAGTTATTATGAAACAAACATTATGGGTTTAGTAAATGTACTTAGGGCCATGAAGCAAAATGATGTTAATAATTTAGTTTTTTCTTCATCTGCGGCTATTTATGGAAATAATTCAACTCATGAAGGTTATTTCTTTGAAGATGATGCTAAGGAACCATGCAGTCCTTATGGTAAAACAAAATATTTTGGCGAAGAAATTATTAAAGATTTTGCTAAAGCAAATGAAAAATTTAGATATTCATTTTTAAGATATTTTAATGTTGCAGGAGCTTCAAGTAGCAAAAAGATTGGTTATTTGACTAAAAATGATGCTAAACCAACTCACTTAATTCCAGCAATAAGTTATTTTGCTTTTTCGCTAAACAATGATTTTAAAATATTTGGAAATGATTATAAAACAGCAGATGGAACATGTGTTAGGGATTATGTTTATGTAGTTGATTTAGCAAAAATACATATTTTAGTAGCTCAAAAAATGATTCAAAATAACCAATCTTATTACTTTAATGTAGGTAGTTCAAAAGGTTTTTCAAATCTTGAAATTGTGCAATCTTTTGAAAGGAATTTGAATAGAAGTCTTAATGTAAAGTATGGCCCAAGAAGAGCAGGGGATCCTGATATTTTAATTGCTTCAAACAAGAAAATATGTTCTGAATTTAACATTGATTTTAAGACTTCGATAGATCAAATTGTTCAAAGTGAAATAGAATTTAGAAAGAAACATTTGAAATAA
- a CDS encoding glycosyltransferase family 2 protein → MKNLNNAPLISILIPCHNIEKRNIFSLNYLLKNNLSNCEILLLNDYSSDKTLEILNKYKSENKDIEIRVIDLSQIHPHVGPGFNSDLLIKEAKGKYVFFLDDDDMINKNAMNELKKVIMSKEYDIISTKTTFAYNFWKKLRIPLPKVPEYKNYDKQDNLKYFIYNPRFRWGLLIRRQFYLDVCNKYSDSFSGSIYEDIRFMFYLYLSKPRFLYLDKKTITYVIRKNSLSTNVEKISKKLELLFEAYEKMTQKIEQFQLLEQADIDLSKYASFVEINLVCLALLRIIPKDEKKEFIKLIRQKISENYANIKFKSIIANMKLPTKIMFNMGIKKFIK, encoded by the coding sequence ATGAAAAACTTAAATAATGCACCTCTTATTAGTATTTTGATTCCTTGCCACAACATTGAGAAAAGAAATATTTTTTCGCTTAATTATCTTCTAAAAAATAATTTAAGCAATTGTGAAATTTTGCTCCTTAATGATTACTCAAGTGACAAAACACTTGAAATTTTAAACAAATATAAAAGCGAAAATAAGGATATTGAAATTAGAGTTATTGATTTAAGTCAAATCCACCCTCATGTTGGTCCTGGTTTCAACAGCGACCTTTTAATAAAAGAGGCAAAGGGTAAATATGTTTTCTTTCTTGATGATGATGATATGATCAATAAGAATGCAATGAATGAGTTAAAAAAAGTTATTATGTCAAAGGAATATGACATAATAAGCACAAAAACCACATTTGCATATAATTTTTGAAAAAAGTTAAGAATACCATTACCAAAAGTTCCAGAATATAAAAATTATGATAAGCAAGACAATCTTAAATATTTTATTTACAACCCGCGTTTTCGTTGAGGTTTATTAATAAGAAGACAATTTTATCTTGATGTTTGCAATAAATATAGTGATAGTTTTTCAGGTTCAATCTACGAAGATATTCGATTTATGTTTTATTTATATTTATCCAAACCAAGGTTTTTATATTTAGACAAAAAAACAATTACATATGTCATAAGAAAAAATTCACTTTCTACCAATGTTGAAAAAATTAGTAAAAAGTTGGAATTATTATTTGAAGCATATGAAAAAATGACACAAAAAATTGAGCAATTTCAACTTCTTGAGCAAGCAGATATAGACTTGTCTAAATATGCTAGTTTTGTAGAAATTAATCTAGTTTGCTTAGCTCTATTAAGAATTATTCCAAAAGATGAAAAAAAGGAATTTATTAAACTTATAAGACAAAAAATAAGCGAAAATTATGCAAATATTAAATTTAAATCAATCATTGCAAATATGAAATTACCCACAAAAATTATGTTTAATATGGGAATTAAAAAATTTATAAAATAG
- a CDS encoding DDE-type integrase/transposase/recombinase: MLRLGYCSSYATRKVKNELKRRRMFLENGQDISKIEAQFIKIYEKILNKNPLKGVYQNKSSDYDFGQIIEIDATPLHLFGESKKYHIYNAVDATTKSLLAIWIDIEETTIGYQNLLTQLFKRYGIPQVIITDRRRTFWGSDSTRTTMEEALNARGIELITSKQSKGKTKCWKIILNIAKMNRNILSYKRNQLFWRLFGKNWTFNWWIQQTI, from the coding sequence ATGCTTAGACTTGGTTATTGCAGTTCATATGCAACGAGAAAAGTAAAAAATGAGCTTAAGAGAAGAAGAATGTTTTTAGAAAACGGTCAAGATATTTCTAAAATCGAGGCACAGTTTATTAAAATTTATGAAAAAATTCTAAATAAAAATCCATTAAAAGGTGTTTACCAAAATAAAAGTTCTGACTATGATTTTGGGCAAATTATTGAAATTGATGCAACACCACTTCATCTTTTTGGAGAAAGTAAGAAGTACCATATTTATAATGCTGTTGATGCTACAACAAAAAGTTTGTTAGCAATCTGAATTGACATTGAGGAAACAACAATTGGATATCAAAATCTTCTAACACAATTATTTAAAAGGTATGGCATTCCACAAGTAATAATAACGGATAGAAGAAGAACTTTTTGAGGTTCAGATAGTACAAGAACAACTATGGAAGAAGCACTAAATGCAAGAGGAATTGAACTTATAACAAGCAAGCAATCCAAAGGCAAAACCAAATGTTGAAAGATCATTTTGAACATTGCAAAGATGAATAGGAACATTCTTTCATACAAACGGAATCAACTGTTTTGAAGACTTTTTGGGAAAAATTGAACTTTTAATTGATGAATACAACAAACAATTTAA
- a CDS encoding phosphotransferase gives MNKNTQVIILAAGFGSRLTPLTLRLPKGLLEIKKDIRILPHLLNYLKDFKNKTIVTGYNYKLWDKLIKQENLNKVFNNEYSETNSLYSLYLAIKDLDNVEGGVLIVTNDTLFLENIFDKETDYSWVNTLSSDVNKAEWEIIEIGNRIVDFRIRDLNKVYKKSEFEFITGASFIHQRDFNKFKQAVIKRVENPASKQNDYWEFALLDILADIDLRKYNCDQKLYEIDDFSDLLSFDNEAPCFKNDIYLNKIKEIFNVEFEDILNIEPVKKGMTNDSFSFNIKDKKYIARIPKEGSKSLINRYQEKDVYKKLENNKISEKVVYFETNEDIEHPLHGFKITEWINNAKSINGNNSKEVKNAIETYRNFHNQKLSVNFDFDILKLLDYYISIIGEEYKNLPKHIIDNEIKIRKMLEYHKLQNFPKVLCHIDSTAGNILIDKQGKIKLIDWEYAANSDPFLDIANLCMDCQYGLKEANWVLETYLQRKPTKEEKNRLYILIASVGLLWTYWCEYKKIYNEFYNDYYKIYYSATLKFVNKVKYE, from the coding sequence ATGAATAAAAATACACAAGTAATTATTTTGGCAGCAGGTTTTGGTTCAAGATTAACACCATTGACACTCAGGCTTCCCAAAGGTCTTTTGGAAATTAAGAAAGATATAAGAATTTTGCCTCACCTTTTGAATTACCTTAAAGATTTTAAAAATAAGACAATTGTAACTGGCTACAATTACAAACTATGAGACAAACTTATTAAACAAGAGAACCTTAATAAAGTGTTTAATAATGAATATAGTGAAACTAACTCATTGTATAGTTTGTATTTAGCAATCAAGGACCTAGATAATGTTGAGGGGGGGGTCTTAATAGTTACAAATGATACATTATTTTTAGAAAATATATTTGATAAGGAAACCGATTACTCCTGAGTAAATACACTTAGCAGTGATGTAAATAAAGCTGAATGAGAAATTATCGAAATTGGCAATAGAATTGTTGATTTTCGTATTAGAGACTTAAACAAAGTTTATAAGAAAAGCGAATTCGAATTTATAACTGGTGCTTCATTTATACATCAAAGAGACTTTAATAAATTTAAACAAGCAGTTATAAAAAGAGTAGAAAATCCTGCCTCGAAACAAAATGATTATTGAGAATTTGCACTACTTGATATATTAGCCGATATTGACCTAAGAAAATATAATTGCGACCAAAAACTCTATGAAATAGACGATTTCAGCGATTTGCTCTCTTTTGATAACGAAGCTCCTTGCTTTAAGAATGATATTTATCTTAATAAAATTAAAGAAATTTTTAATGTTGAATTTGAAGATATTTTAAATATTGAACCAGTTAAAAAAGGAATGACTAATGATTCATTTTCATTTAATATTAAGGACAAAAAATATATAGCGAGAATACCAAAAGAAGGTTCAAAAAGTTTAATTAATCGCTATCAAGAAAAAGATGTTTACAAGAAATTAGAGAATAATAAGATTTCCGAAAAAGTTGTTTATTTTGAAACTAATGAAGATATTGAACATCCTCTACATGGTTTTAAGATAACAGAGTGAATTAATAATGCCAAATCAATTAATGGCAACAATTCAAAAGAAGTTAAAAACGCAATAGAAACATATCGTAATTTTCATAATCAAAAATTAAGCGTCAACTTCGACTTTGATATTCTTAAACTTTTAGATTACTATATTTCAATTATTGGCGAAGAATACAAAAACCTTCCAAAACATATTATTGATAATGAAATTAAAATTAGAAAAATGTTGGAATATCATAAACTGCAAAACTTCCCAAAAGTACTCTGCCACATTGATTCAACAGCAGGAAATATTTTAATTGACAAACAAGGTAAAATAAAACTTATTGATTGAGAATATGCTGCAAATAGTGATCCATTTTTAGACATAGCTAACTTATGTATGGATTGTCAATATGGACTCAAGGAAGCAAATTGAGTCCTAGAAACATATTTGCAAAGAAAACCAACAAAAGAAGAAAAAAACAGATTATATATTTTAATAGCTTCGGTTGGTCTTTTATGAACATATTGATGTGAATACAAAAAAATATATAATGAATTCTATAACGATTACTATAAAATATATTACTCTGCAACACTAAAATTTGTCAATAAGGTTAAATATGAATAA
- a CDS encoding DMT family transporter, translating to MNNDDLSINTKEQKNNKNKDFFNKSIALFSGIMWALNGVLISTLSKLLPQDSYFIIGHLGQAKLALMLTFLSDLFGLLTSLIIIFSFKKHKEFFAAFRNKNIWILLLSSFFGAPLGMTMYVLGIIYVGTGISSAITVCYPVIGAMLAFIFLKQKTTKNGLFGSIISLLCILTLGILQFQKGDIKNGWGFLFAIIAALCWALESFLSTLSMKNSIDPFVSIFFRYVVSIFVLGVFVLPSLKIYGHSRQLFSNLNTLLIVGSGVVACISYMTFYYALDKNGIPLTTGLNISYVAWTIIFDLMRLEFYSYYFYILSILILLSQIITLLPDDKFIFRNWKRQKTKCKVEDTKESD from the coding sequence ATGAATAATGATGATTTAAGTATTAATACAAAAGAGCAAAAGAATAATAAAAATAAAGATTTTTTCAATAAATCAATCGCTCTTTTTTCTGGGATTATGTGAGCACTTAATGGTGTTTTGATTTCAACTCTTAGTAAACTATTGCCTCAAGACTCTTATTTTATTATTGGACATTTAGGCCAAGCAAAACTTGCTCTTATGCTTACTTTTTTAAGCGATCTTTTTGGTTTGCTAACAAGCTTAATAATTATTTTTTCCTTTAAAAAACACAAAGAGTTTTTTGCAGCCTTTAGAAACAAAAACATTTGGATTTTATTACTTAGTTCCTTTTTTGGTGCACCATTAGGTATGACAATGTATGTACTTGGCATTATTTATGTTGGTACTGGTATAAGCAGTGCAATAACAGTATGTTATCCAGTAATTGGGGCTATGTTAGCATTTATTTTCTTAAAACAAAAAACTACAAAAAATGGTTTATTTGGATCAATTATTTCACTTCTTTGTATATTAACACTAGGAATATTGCAATTTCAAAAAGGTGATATTAAGAATGGTTGAGGTTTTTTGTTCGCAATTATCGCTGCACTTTGCTGAGCGCTAGAATCTTTTTTATCGACCTTATCAATGAAAAATTCAATAGACCCTTTTGTGTCAATATTTTTTAGATATGTTGTTTCAATATTTGTTCTTGGTGTTTTTGTTTTGCCATCGTTAAAAATTTATGGACATAGTAGGCAATTATTTAGTAATCTTAACACTCTTTTAATTGTTGGATCTGGTGTTGTTGCTTGCATTTCTTATATGACATTTTATTATGCATTAGACAAAAATGGCATTCCGCTTACAACAGGCTTAAATATTTCATATGTTGCTTGAACAATCATCTTTGATTTAATGAGATTAGAATTTTATTCTTATTATTTTTACATTCTATCAATCTTAATTTTATTAAGTCAAATTATTACATTATTACCAGATGATAAATTTATATTTAGAAATTGAAAAAGACAGAAGACAAAATGTAAGGTAGAGGATACAAAAGAATCAGATTAG
- a CDS encoding AEC family transporter codes for MEVKQKLVSTLANVNLWSAIIASIVIIGLGYLLVKIKWFKSTWKAALVGVVMKVALPALALSGFMKSISINDLKEQGIVLGVAFAFYILLSAGAWLWIKFAPNKTPEVVENAQENTIIGEMSATKTVDESRHRAMVVWMLLIFGSTTFFGMPIIRELYSKGGLLAAGIWNVPYRIFLYSFCFMQMKGLKFNKENIKNSVKTMFLNPIIIATFAGLILWLTQLIPGAGITIKDAAANTSIMTKTGALTVTKIGSFSTNFSTVYGTVANGKNTWYIYNVASGLYEVTTKTPKGWFEWETTLPYLHKFISILGSLCSPLIWLAIGMTLAESKIKEAVSDKWVWIYSLIKLIVIPLAVFAVFWGINKASGGTLIAKNVGIAMVIFAATPPATVAVGYAISENKCARLASSCSAFSTLLAVIILPIWIVVGELLFI; via the coding sequence ATGGAAGTTAAACAAAAATTAGTTTCAACATTAGCTAATGTTAACCTCTGAAGTGCTATTATTGCTTCTATTGTAATAATTGGACTTGGTTATTTGTTAGTTAAAATAAAATGATTTAAGTCAACTTGGAAGGCTGCTCTTGTTGGTGTGGTTATGAAGGTTGCACTACCAGCACTTGCTCTTTCAGGTTTTATGAAAAGTATATCAATTAATGACTTGAAGGAACAAGGAATTGTTTTAGGTGTTGCTTTTGCATTTTATATTTTATTATCTGCCGGTGCTTGATTATGAATTAAATTTGCACCTAATAAAACACCAGAAGTTGTAGAAAATGCACAAGAAAACACAATTATTGGAGAAATGAGTGCCACAAAAACAGTTGATGAATCTCGTCACCGTGCAATGGTTGTTTGAATGCTATTAATATTTGGTTCTACAACATTTTTTGGAATGCCAATTATTAGAGAATTATATTCAAAAGGCGGACTTTTAGCTGCTGGTATTTGAAATGTACCTTATAGAATTTTCTTATATTCATTCTGTTTTATGCAAATGAAAGGACTAAAATTTAATAAAGAAAATATAAAGAATTCTGTTAAAACAATGTTTTTAAACCCAATTATTATTGCTACATTTGCCGGTTTAATTCTTTGATTAACTCAATTAATTCCAGGTGCTGGAATTACTATTAAAGATGCAGCAGCTAATACATCAATAATGACAAAAACTGGTGCACTAACTGTAACAAAAATTGGTTCATTTAGTACAAATTTTTCAACAGTTTATGGAACAGTTGCTAACGGAAAAAATACTTGATATATCTATAATGTTGCTAGCGGTTTATATGAAGTTACAACTAAAACTCCAAAAGGTTGATTTGAGTGAGAAACAACACTACCATACTTACACAAATTCATTAGCATATTAGGTAGCTTATGTTCACCACTAATTTGATTAGCTATTGGTATGACACTTGCCGAAAGCAAAATTAAAGAAGCTGTTAGTGATAAATGAGTTTGAATTTACTCACTTATTAAATTAATTGTTATTCCTCTTGCTGTTTTTGCAGTGTTTTGAGGAATTAACAAAGCAAGTGGTGGAACTCTTATTGCTAAAAACGTTGGTATTGCAATGGTTATTTTTGCAGCTACACCACCAGCAACAGTTGCTGTTGGTTATGCAATAAGTGAAAATAAATGTGCAAGACTTGCAAGTTCTTGTTCAGCGTTTAGTACACTATTAGCTGTTATAATCTTGCCAATTTGAATCGTTGTAGGTGAATTATTATTCATATAG
- a CDS encoding NAD(P)-dependent oxidoreductase, with the protein MKIITFKVRDVEKPIFEEINKKFGHELEIHSESLTLENVKLTKSFDAVIVRVDGSINKELLDLLKANGVKYLLTRTVGTDHIDLDYAHKLGFKMARVPSYSPTAIAELAFAHALMLSRNTIHFAHKSLNNDFVVDAKGFATELKNKVVGIVGIGKIGLATAKMFKTMTNNVLGYDLYPSDEGKKVVKYTKTLEELVKKADIISFNCPYVKGKNDKMINDELIKLMKPGVIIVNTARGQIQDEEALLRGLQSGKIQAVATDVLNNEKEIFFKKHTKIENNTINQLLGFYPRFILTPHIGSYTDEAVKNMVEYTYENLKEYVETNECKNAI; encoded by the coding sequence ATGAAAATTATTACGTTTAAAGTTCGAGATGTAGAAAAACCAATCTTTGAAGAAATTAACAAAAAGTTTGGGCATGAATTAGAAATTCATAGCGAAAGTTTGACATTAGAGAATGTCAAACTAACTAAGAGTTTTGATGCTGTTATTGTTAGGGTTGATGGTTCAATAAATAAGGAACTACTTGACCTATTAAAGGCTAACGGAGTTAAATATTTATTAACTAGAACTGTTGGAACTGATCACATTGATTTAGATTATGCTCATAAATTGGGCTTTAAGATGGCTAGAGTGCCATCATATTCACCTACTGCAATTGCTGAATTAGCTTTTGCACATGCACTAATGCTTTCAAGAAACACAATTCATTTTGCTCATAAAAGTTTGAATAATGACTTTGTTGTTGATGCAAAAGGTTTTGCAACTGAACTTAAAAATAAGGTAGTTGGCATTGTAGGGATTGGAAAAATTGGTTTAGCAACTGCTAAGATGTTCAAAACTATGACAAATAACGTTCTAGGTTATGATCTTTATCCAAGTGATGAAGGCAAGAAGGTTGTCAAATATACAAAAACACTTGAAGAATTAGTTAAAAAAGCAGATATTATTTCATTTAATTGTCCTTATGTTAAGGGTAAAAATGACAAGATGATTAATGATGAATTAATTAAATTAATGAAACCTGGTGTAATTATTGTTAATACGGCTAGGGGGCAAATTCAAGATGAGGAAGCCTTATTAAGAGGTTTGCAAAGTGGAAAAATTCAAGCAGTTGCTACCGATGTTTTAAATAACGAAAAAGAAATTTTCTTTAAAAAACATACTAAAATTGAAAATAATACAATTAATCAATTACTTGGATTTTATCCACGCTTCATTTTAACACCACATATTGGTTCATATACAGATGAAGCTGTTAAGAATATGGTTGAATATACATATGAGAACCTAAAAGAATATGTTGAAACTAATGAATGTAAAAATGCTATTTAG
- a CDS encoding APC family permease — protein sequence MNNETSKTKQKKITFFAAILMVIGGSTGAGIYFKSESILNNSHQSLILAIFCWIFTALAVITMALALVEISSSKKNNLSIVGWNQIFNSRLTFNLSKNFMVYVYLPLTYFFMPLYALISLQQGIGSFMGKEAYVIGTKYDWIIWTAISLLITIYFAIVPSLYSKAGDIHNKIILGIKFLPLVFIISIGFILAFTNKGGTNLISATVQDQKFNIKTGSPLSSIKSFGAGLGVFLSISAIFFAYDGFYVTSGIQSEMKEPKKTPYALLIGLLITTVIYILIAVAMSINGGSFNKMKTFIDAWWGIKTANIIFGLLNVSIAIGVLGIINSFGMWFSRYVEDLLICGELPLWFKYRNRLNANRPIVGMIYSLVISIPMIVIFSIIGALAYFPAATYNSFNSAVSDHLNKLYNFADLIANWSSLIVYTFIAIAILGGIRNRKTNLVSVNKKKYFLVCAYFSMIVTFIAIIITTVAPFVDVIMLAWFEDKSSLIYKELLIGRIMTIVTLIIYIVVPYLPHVFEDMYFKKKFGSVEKYMNWRDEQLRIVAEEKLSKENKNNMN from the coding sequence ATGAATAATGAAACAAGTAAAACAAAACAGAAGAAAATAACATTCTTTGCAGCAATATTAATGGTTATTGGTGGTAGTACCGGAGCCGGAATTTATTTTAAGAGCGAGAGTATATTAAATAATTCACATCAAAGTCTAATTTTAGCTATTTTTTGTTGAATTTTCACTGCACTAGCAGTTATTACAATGGCACTAGCCCTTGTTGAAATTTCGAGTTCTAAGAAAAATAATTTATCAATTGTTGGCTGAAATCAAATATTTAATAGTAGATTAACCTTTAATCTGTCAAAAAATTTTATGGTTTATGTTTATTTACCACTAACATATTTTTTTATGCCACTATATGCATTAATTTCCTTACAACAAGGTATAGGTTCATTTATGGGTAAAGAAGCATATGTTATAGGAACTAAGTATGATTGAATAATATGAACTGCTATTAGTTTATTAATTACTATATATTTTGCAATTGTGCCTTCTTTATATTCAAAAGCCGGTGATATTCATAATAAGATAATTTTAGGTATTAAATTTTTACCTTTAGTGTTTATTATTTCGATTGGTTTTATTTTAGCCTTTACTAATAAAGGCGGCACGAATTTAATTAGTGCCACTGTGCAAGATCAAAAATTTAATATTAAAACTGGATCTCCATTGAGTTCAATTAAATCTTTTGGAGCTGGTTTAGGTGTATTTTTATCAATATCAGCAATATTTTTTGCATATGATGGTTTCTATGTAACCAGCGGAATTCAATCAGAGATGAAGGAACCAAAAAAGACACCATATGCATTATTAATTGGTTTATTAATTACAACAGTAATTTATATTCTAATAGCAGTTGCTATGAGTATTAATGGTGGTTCATTTAACAAAATGAAAACATTTATTGATGCTTGATGAGGAATAAAAACAGCGAATATAATTTTTGGTTTACTAAATGTATCAATAGCAATTGGAGTTTTAGGAATTATAAACAGTTTTGGAATGTGGTTTTCTAGATATGTCGAGGACTTATTAATTTGTGGTGAGTTGCCTTTGTGATTTAAATATAGAAATAGACTTAATGCAAATAGACCTATTGTTGGAATGATATACAGTTTAGTTATATCAATTCCAATGATTGTGATTTTCTCAATCATTGGAGCATTAGCATATTTTCCAGCTGCAACATATAATTCATTCAATTCAGCGGTTTCTGATCACTTAAATAAGTTATATAATTTTGCAGATTTAATTGCTAATTGGTCATCGTTAATAGTTTATACATTTATAGCCATTGCAATTCTAGGTGGAATTAGAAACAGAAAAACAAACTTGGTTTCAGTTAATAAAAAGAAATACTTTTTAGTTTGTGCATACTTCAGTATGATTGTTACCTTTATAGCAATTATTATTACAACAGTTGCTCCATTTGTTGATGTCATTATGCTAGCATGATTTGAAGATAAGAGCAGTTTAATTTATAAAGAATTGCTTATTGGTAGAATAATGACAATTGTAACTTTGATTATTTATATTGTTGTGCCATATTTGCCACATGTTTTTGAAGATATGTATTTCAAAAAGAAATTTGGCAGTGTTGAAAAATATATGAATTGAAGAGATGAACAATTAAGAATTGTTGCAGAAGAGAAATTAAGTAAAGAAAACAAAAACAATATGAACTAG